Proteins co-encoded in one Brassica oleracea var. oleracea cultivar TO1000 chromosome C4, BOL, whole genome shotgun sequence genomic window:
- the LOC106337082 gene encoding chaperone protein ClpB1-like: MRAGSCTVEQALTPEAANLVKRAMGLARRRGHAQVTPLHVASTMLSAPTGLLRTACLQSHTHPLQCRALELCFNVALNRLPTSTGSPMLGVQTSPFPSISNALGAAFKRAQAHQRRGSIESQQQPVLAVNIEVEQLIISILDDPGVSRVMREAGFSSPQVKSKVEQAVSSETCSKTTSSSKPKEGQVRNEDVMNVIDSLVDKKRKNFVIVGECLATVDKVVRTVMEKVDKKDVPEALKDVKFITLSFSSFGQPSRFDVEHKLKELETLVRSCVGKGVILNLGDLNWFVESRTNSNNNNTYCAVEHMIMEIGKLARGLVMGDHGRFWLMGLATSETYVRCKSGQPSLESLWCLTTLTIPTTSSLRLSLVSESEVEVKKSENLPVQLHSLEMQLSFCEECSTKFEAEARFLQCSNSNVTTAALPAWLQQYKKENQSSHNDSDSIKELVAKWNTICDSIHKRPSLKTLTLSSTLDHLQTNGDWPVIETNKYLHHHSVTSGASELRLFIPEHDTEQRTELFSSNPNSAASSSDGMEVEHVSSRFKEMNVENLATLCDALQSKVPWQKDIISEIAKTVLKCRSGSSRTNINGIDDKKEDTWMFFQGLDVEAKEKIARELAKLVFGSQDSFAYICLSSFSSKDSRNKRSRDEQNWSYIERFSEAVSLNPRRVFLVEDIEQADYLSLMGFKRAIERGRVCNSSGVEAYLRDAIVILSCERFSSRSRACSPPVNQKSSDGSDQSEDKNGGTCVVLDLNLSLDDGVCEKEPCDEIGLLEAVDGRFHFKCSST; encoded by the exons ATGAGAGCCGGAAGCTGCACGGTGGAGCAAGCTCTCACGCCTGAGGCTGCAAACTTGGTGAAACGAGCCATGGGCTTGGCTAGAAGGAGAGGACATGCTCAAGTCACACCTCTCCATGTGGCTAGCACCATGCTCTCCGCTCCCACTGGTTTACTTAGAACAGCTTGTCTCCAATCCCACACGCATCCTCTTCAGTGCAGAGCCCTAGAGCTCTGCTTCAACGTGGCACTAAACCGCCTCCCGACCTCCACGGGGAGTCCTATGTTAGGGGTTCAAACTTCCCCTTTCCCTTCTATCTCTAACGCTCTCGGTGCAGCTTTCAAACGCGCGCAGGCTCACCAGCGGCGTGGATCCATCGAAAGCCAGCAGCAACCGGTTCTAGCAGTCAATATTGAAGTGGAGCAGCTGATCATATCCATCCTAGATGATCCTGGCGTGAGTAGAGTTATGAGAGAAGCTGGTTTCTCGAGTCCTCAAGTGAAAAGCAAAGTCGAGCAAGCTGTGTCTTCAGAGACTTGCTCGAAAACAACCTCCTCGAGTAAACCCAAAGAAGGACAAGTCAGGAACGAGGATGTCATGAACGTTATAGACAGTCTTGTCGACAAAAAGAGGAAGAACTTCGTGATCGTGGGAGAGTGTTTAGCAACTGTTGACAAAGTTGTGCGAACAGTAATGGAGAAAGTTGACAAAAAAGACGTGCCCGAAGCTTTAAAAGACGTGAAGTTTATAACTTTATCGTTCTCCTCGTTCGGACAACCGAGTAGATTCGATGTGGAGCATAAGCTAAAGGAGTTGGAGACACTCGTCAGAAGCTGTGTAGGAAAAGGAGTGATTCTTAATCTTGGAGACCTAAACTGGTTCGTAGAGTCTAGAACGAATAGTAACAACAACAACACCTACTGTGCGGTGGAGCATATGATAATGGAGATAGGGAAGTTGGCTCGTGGATTGGTCATGGGAGATCATGGAAGGTTTTGGTTAATGGGTCTTGCGACTTCAGAGACTTACGTGAGATGCAAGTCTGGTCAACCCTCGCTTGAGTCCCTTTGGTGTCTGACTACTCTCACTATTCCAACAACTAGTAGCCTCCGCTTGAGTCTCGTCTCCGAGAG TGAGGTTGAAGTCAAGAAGTCAGAGAACTTACCTGTCCAGCTGCATTCATTAGAGATGCAGCTCAGTTTCTGTGAGGAATGTTCTACCAAATTTGAAGCAGAAGCTAGGTTCTTACAATGCAGCAATAGCAATGTAACCACTGCAGCTTTACCGGCTTGGCTTCAGCAATACAAGAAGGAGAATCAAAGTAGTCACAAT GATTCAGATTCTATCAAAGAACTTGTGGCTAAGTGGAACACAATCTGTGATTCAATCCACAAGAGACCATCTCTAAAAACACTCACACTCTCTAGTACCCTCGACCATCTTCAAACCAACGGTGATTGGCCTGTGATCGAGACAAACAAGTACCTTCATCATCACTCGGTGACCTCTGGTGCATCCGAATTAAGACTGTTCATTCCAGAACATGACACCGAGCAAAGAACAGAGCTCTTCTCTTCGAATCCTAACTCAGCAGCTTCCTCGAGCGATGGAATGGAGGTAGAGCACGTCTCTTCTAGGTTTAAAGAGATGAATGTTGAAAACCTAGCGACACTATGTGATGCCTTGCAGAGCAAGGTACCATGGCAGAAGGATATAATCTCAGAGATAGCCAAAACTGTCTTGAAATGTAGGTCGGGATCGAGTAGGACAAATATAAACGGAATAGATGATAAAAAAGAAGACACATGGATGTTCTTTCAAGGTCTTGATGTAGAGGCTAAAGAGAAGATCGCCAGAGAGTTGGCTAAACTCGTGTTCGGATCGCAAGACAGCTTTGCCTATATCTGTTTGAGCAGTTTCTCATCGAAAGATTCGAGGAACAAGAGGTCGAGAGATGAACAGAACTGGAGTTACATTGAGAGATTCTCTGAAGCTGTTTCGCTTAATCCAAGAAGAGTGTTCTTAGTGGAAGATATAGAGCAGGCTGATTATTTGTCTCTAATGGGTTTCAAGAGAGCCATTGAGAGAGGAAGAGTTTGTAACTCGAGTGGTGTAGAAGCTTACCTTAGAGATGCGATTGTGATCTTGAGCTGTGAGAGATTCAGCTCAAGATCAAGAGCTTGTTCTCCTCCGGTTAATCAGAAGTCGTCGGACGGTTCAGATCAATCTGAGGACAAGAACGGTGGTACTTGCGTTGTACTCGATCTTAACCTCTCTCTTGACGATGGCGTTTGCGAAAAAGAGCCATGTGATGAGATTGGCTTGCTCGAAGCTGTAGATGGACGCTTTCATTTCAAATGTTCATCAACGTAG